The genomic interval TTGACGTAGTACCTACGTATACCGTTCCGTTTCTGCCGTTTGCAAGTATATAAACTGCCGGTTTCATTGTGCTTACTGCTTACTATTGACAACGCCGCTGGTTCCTGCGCTGCTCCTAACGGAGCCCGCAGGAAGACGGAGATTGATTGTATATGCCCTGCTCGGTAAAGGCGTAGGGCTTGTATTTTATATTGCTTCCGCGTTTATCCATTTTCAAGGTCAAAAAATTTGACCTTGAAAATGTTTCAACCTCTTCCTTAGTGAGTTGGAACATAAAATCTTCTTCAAATTTCTCGATATTGTTTTTTACCTGCTGATTAAACGCCTTCGTCGTGTAACCGTAAATCGCTGCGAGGTCGCTGTCAAGCATTACACGCTGTCCGCGTATTGTGTAGATTTTGTTCCTGATGTTTTCCTGCGTTACTAATGCGATTTCGTTTTTAACAGCCATGTCCGCACCGCCTTTGTATTCCGTTCCTGACCTTTTGCTGTCTATTTTACAGTAAATCTTCCTGAAAATGTCATTTTCAAAATGACATCTTTTGAAAATTTGGTGCTATACCGCTCCGCCTCGGCATAAAACACGGGCTGAATTTGCCGTTCAGCCCGTTTATTTTTCAGTTCTGCCAGCCGTTTCAATTACGTTTGTCAAAAGTTCTTTGAAGTTTACTGCGTTTTTGTCTGTCAGTACCGGTCTGCCTGTTTCAGCTTCAAGAGCTTTTCTCGCAATTCCGGCAATTCTGCCTCCGCGTTTGGCGACTTTTGTGCTTTCTTCAAAATTTTCAGGCTTTTCCGCCGCCGAGATGTCTTTTGTTGAGGTTTCAGCAAGCAGATTGAGTATCAGTTCTGTTGTTGTCATGTTGTCGCGCAAGTTTTCTTTTTTAAGTCCTTTGAAGTTCTTGTACTGCCTCGTTGTCATTCCTGACCACGCTTTGCTGATTTCGTCCGTGAGTATTGCGTATTCCGCCCCTTGTTTTATGCCTCTTTCACGCCATTCCGCAGTAAGTTCGTTGCGAACGCGTATCGCAAGCACGCGCTGGTGTATCCAGTCTTCGCCGTACCCTTTTTTAAGGTATGTTTCAAGCGCTCTGTCTATTGCAATTTCGGGGTCTATTGTTTCGTCTATTCTTTCTTTGCCTACTTGGGCAAGCCATAACTTAAACGGCTCTGCTTTTTTTGAGGGTATGGACTGAATAATACGAAGTATACCTTCAACATTTGCAGCTTGGATTTCACGTTTCCTACCGTCCGCAGCTATCATTTTAACCGGGGTACAAATTGTACCCCACTTAAAATTTAGTTCTTCATCTCTGTTTCTCATTTTCTTTATATATTGTTTCGGATCTGCGCTTTCTGTCAGCGCACTGACTACGTCAACTACGGAGAGGTACCATTCTTCTTTGTTTTCGTCCCATGCTGTTCTGATTTTTTTGCTTTCAAAAAGCTGTACCGCGTTTTCCGCCATCGCCGTATCTCCTTTGCAGCCTTGCTGCTCCGTTTCTTTCGTTTATATTATCGCATTTCAAGCAAAAAATGTCATTTTGCAAATGACATTTTTTGAGAATTTTGTGTTTTGTACCGCGCAAATAACACACGCGGCGGCGTTTTGCCGCTGCGCGTGCGTGAGGGGGAGATGTTCAACACCATTTTTTCTCGTCTGTAAGGTTATTATACGGTCTGCCCGTTTTCGCGCCTCGGTATTTTTGCTGATTGTTTTTTGCACATTTTGCGTATTGTTCGCAAAAAAAAGCCTCCCGATGGGAGGCTGAAGTGTTTTGTTTTTCTTTGTCAGAGCAGTTCCGCGATTTGTACAGCGTTGAGCGCCGCGCCTTTGCGGAGGTTGTCGGCGACAACCCACATTGCAAGAGCGTTGTCAAGCCCAGTGTCTCTGCGGATGCGTCCGACGTAGACCGCGTCGTTTCCGGCTGCTTCGATCGGCAGCGGGTATATTGCGTTTTTGGGGTCGTCGCGGAGTATTACTCCGTCTGCGCTGCTGAGGATTTCTTTCGCGCGGGCAGGGGTGAGTTCTTTTTCAAACTGCGCCGTTACCGCTTCGCCGTGTCCCCTGAATACGGGAACTCGTACCGTTATGCCGCTGACGCGGAGGTTGGGCAGGTGCATGATTTTTCTTGATTCGTTTACCATTTTCCATTCTTCTTCGGATATTCCTTCGTCGTCGAAGGGTCCTATGTGCGGGAGAAGGTCAAAGGCTATCTGGTGCGCGTAGGGGCTTCCTTCGGTGCAGATTTCTTTGCCTTCCGCCCATGCTTTCGCTTCGTTTTCAAGGGCGCTGAGGCCTTTTATGCCTGTGCCTGCGACTGACTGGTAGGTGCTGACGTTGATGTATTTGAGTCCGGCTTCTTTGTGCAGCGGCCAAAGGGCAACAAGCGCCTGTATGGTTGCGCAGTTGGGGTTTGCTATAATTCCTTTTCTGCATTCTTTGATGTCTTCGGGGTTGATTTCAGGCACAACGAGAGGGCAGTCGGGGTCCATTCGCCATGCAGAGCTGTTGTCAACGACGATTGCGCCCGATTTTGCCGCCACCGGCGCCCAGGTGCGCGAGGTTCCGCCGCCTGCTGAGAATATTGCGATGTCAACGCCTTTGAAGGAGTTTTCGCTGACGGCGTGTACGGTGATGTCTTCGCCGTTGTATTTGATTTTCGCGCCTTCCGAGCGCGGCGAAGCAAGGGGTATTATTTCGGATACAGGGAAGTTTCTCTGTTCGAGCGTTTTGAGCATTTCACGGCCGACAAGCCCTGTTGCCCCAAGTACTGCTACTTTTTTCATTATACTGACGCCTCCTCAATAAATGCTTTGTGCAGTGCAAGTACGGCTTCTTCCGCATGGTTGGAAGCCACTATAACGGTTATTGCCATTGATGACGACGCAATCATTTCTATGTTGACGTTCGCTTCGGCAAGTATTTTGAACATTTTTGAAGGTACTTCGGGGTGGTTTGCAATTCCCGCGCCGATTATTGATACACGGGATATTTCGGTGTCGAAGGAAACTCCCTGCGCGTCTGTTTCGCGGCAGTATTTTCTGCAGACCTGTATTCCTTTTTCAAGGTCGGTTTTTTTGACGAGGAAGCCTATGTCATTGACTCCTCCGCGCATGTTGTTCTGTATTATCATCATTACGCCGACGCCCTGTTCCGCAAGGCTGGTGAAGAGCCCCGCAGCCATACCCGGGGTGTCGGGAACACCGTATATAACTACTTTTGCAACTTTTGTATCGTGTACAACCGATTTTATTACAAGTCCTTCCGTTACGGGATTGTTCATTACCCATGTACCCTCCTCTTCGACAAAGCTTGATGCAACGTAGAGCGGAACTTTGTAGCGCGCCGCCATTTCAACGCTTCTCGCCTGAAGCACGCCTGCGCCTTTGACCGCAAGTTCCATGCATTCGTCAAAATCCATTTCTTTTATTTTTTTTGCCTGCGGCACTACTCTGGGGTCTGCCGTATATATGCCTTCAACGTCTTTGAGCAGCCGGCAGGAGTCCGCTTTCAGGGCTGCCGCCAGGGCAACTGCCGAGAGGTCGGAGCCTCCTCTGCCGAGGGTGATTACGTCGCCGTTGTCATTTATCGCCTGAAATCCTGTGATGACCGCTACTGTTCCTTCGTTGAGCACTTTTTCAACAGCCAAAGGCTCTATGTCGTATATGCGTCCTTCCATGGGGAAACCTTTGGCTTTTATTCCCGCTTGCCGCGCCGTGAAGGACTGCGCAGGTATTCCCGACTGCTGAAGCGCAAGGGAGAGGAGCGCAACGCTCTGCTGTTCGCCTGTGGCAAGCAGCTGGTCTATTTCCCTGCCGTCACGTGTCATGGAAACGTCTTCCGCAAGGGCGAGCAGGTCGTCGGTCATGCTGCCCATTGCCGAGACGACTACCGCCACACGGTTGTTTTCATCGCGTATTTTCTTTACTATTTCCGCCACGTGTTTCATTCTTTCGGCGTCGGCAACAGAGGTGCCGCCGAATTTCAGTACGGTAAGCGGATATTTTTCCCAGCTCATTTGCACGCACCGCCTTCCTTCAATGCTTTTGCAAGCTCCGCTTCGTCAACGTGCATCGTTGCGCCCTGCGAGGTGCCGTCGAGCACGAAGAACTGCGACGCAACGCCGTATTCCATGAAGGTTTTGCACATTGTTTCCGCAACGCGCTGCGCGGCGCCGCGGACTATCGCTATGACGCTTGAGCCTGAGCCGCTTATTGCAACGCTTATGCACTCGGGAAGCGCTTTTACGCGGTCAAATATTACGTCGCCGCCGCTAAAGAGTTTTGTGCGGTAGGGCTGATGGAGTCTGTCGTCCATTCCCCAGTGCAGATAATCCCATTTTCCGGTTGCCCACGCCGCCGTGAGGAATGCGGAGCGTCCGAGGTTGAATACCGCGTCTTCAAAGGAAACCTGTTTCGGGAGCGCCATACGCGCGTCGTGCGTGTTGACGCGTTCGTCCGGCACCGCAACGACGCACTGCACGTCTGAGGGCAGCGGCGGAAGTTTTACGTAGCGCAGCGTCTGTCCGTCCCAGCAGCTTACGACCATGCCGCCGAGATAGCAGGGCGCGGCGTTGTCAGGGTGTCCTTCGATGAGCGTCATTACGCGGAGCAGTTCGTCTTCGTCACATTCGTAGCCGGTGAGCGTTTTGGCAAAGAGTACGCCGCCGACAACCGCACCTGCGGAACTTCCAAGCCCTCTGCAAAGCGGGATTATGTTGTGGCACCACATTGTAAATCCAGGGCCTTCAACTCCCCATTCCTTGCAGGCGCGTTCGTACGCTTCTATTACAAGATTGTGCTCAGGTTCCTGAAGCTCGCGCGCGCTTTCGCCGTGCGCTTCAATGCGGTATTCGCCTTTCGGAAGAATGTCCGTAAGCCTGAATATGTTGTTCAGGGAGAGCGCCATGCCGAGGCAGTCAAAGCCTGAGCCCAGGTTTGCGCTCGTCGCAGGGGTGCGTATTACTATGAGGTCTCTGTCGCTTGCTTCGATCAACCTTTCATCACCTCCAGCAGTTCTTCCAGCGTGTCGCCTATTTCAACGGGGCTTCCCACCTGGGACATTGCGGTGTCAGGGTCTTTAAGCCCGTTGCCGGTGAGTACCATAACGACTTTTATGCCTTTCGGCAGTTTTCCGAGTTTTTTGAGTTTCACAAGTCCCGCGAGCGGAGCGCATGACGCAGGTTCCGCAAATATTCCGCCTTTTGAGGAAAGCAGTTTCTGCGCGGCAAGTATTTCTTCGTCCGTCACGGAATTAAATTCGCCGTCTGATTCTTCAACCGCCGCTTTTGCAAGGTGTGCGCTGACAGGGTTGCCTATGCGGATTGCGGTTGCGAGCGTTTCGGGGTTGGGACACGGTTTGCCCGTTACAAGAGGCGCCGCGCCTTCCGCCTGAAAGCCCATCATTCGCGGCAGTTTGTCTATTTTCCCGATTTCTTTGTACTGTTTGTAGCCTGCCCAGTACGCGCTGATGTTTCCTGCGTTGCCTACCGGCACCGCGTGCCAGTCGGGTGCCTGTCCGAGTACGTCACAGACTTCCCATGCGCCGCTTCTCTGTCCCCAGAGGCGGTAGGGGTTGACCGAGTTGACTATTGCAAAGCCTTCTTTTTCCGCCGCTTCGCGCGCGAGTTCAAGAGCCATGTCAAAGTTGCCTTTTACTGCTATAACTTTCGCGCCGTACATGAGTGCCTGCGCGAGCTTGCCAAGCGCAACCTTGCCTGCCGGAAGCAGTACGAAACACGGTTTGCCTACGGAAGCGGCATAGGCTGCCGCCGAGGCTGAGGTATTGCCCGTCGAAGCGCAGACAAACGCTTTTGCGCCGTCTTCAAGCGCTTTTGCAAACGCCATTACCATTCCCCTGTCTTTGAAAGAGCCTGACGGGTTGCAACCCTCGAGCTTTCCGTAAAGTTCTATTTCAAGCATTTTGCTTATGTTTTCAATATACACGAGAGGAGTGTTCCCCTCGCCGAGAGTTATACGCGGAGTTTTCTCCGTCACCGGCAAAAGTTTTCCGTAGTTTTGAATTACACCCATAATAATTCCTCCCGCTGTAAAATAAAAGCCGCCTCCGCATAAAGGAGGCGGCAGAATTACCGCTGTTCCACTCCTGTTCGGCGGCTGTCCGCCCTCTTTGCGCTGTTCAGGGCGCACCCTGCCGCCTTATCCGCAAACGGCTTCGACGGCTGCTCCGAGGTGGTTTCCGCCCGTCCGGCAATCGCGCTCTTTCAGCACTTGGGGCGCGTCTCTGGAGAGCCTGCAGCGGGTTACTTTTCCTCTTCATCGCATTGCAGTATTAAGTTCGTCCGTTAATTTTAAACATTGGCGGGCGCTTGTCAAGTAATTTCAGCATATTTTGCGTTTTTTTCGTTTTCCGGACAATTCTTTTCTTCCGTATTTGATATTTCAGCAGTTATCTGCTAAAATTCTTCAGTCAGGAAGAAATTTATTTCACCGGTGGTGTTTGACATGGCAAAAGTAGAAGAACATATCAGACTGTCGCAGGAAGGCTACGACAAACTTAAAGCAGAGCTCGTCCAGCTTCGTTCCGAAGGCCGCGCACAGATAGCCGCAAAGCTTGAGGAAGCCCGCGGTTTCGGCGACCTCAGCGAAAACGCCGAATATCATGCGGCAAAGGAAGAGCAGGAAAAAATCGAAGGAAGAATTCTGCAGCTCGAAACTCAGCTCGCAAAGGCAATCGTTATCGACGAAAAAAACATCGACACGAGCGTAGTCAGCCTCGGAACAACGGTAACCTTTGAAGAGAAGAAGAAAAGCTTTACCTACCAGATAGTCGCTACGGAAGAGGCTGATATCCAGGCGGAACCTCCGAAGATTTCAAAAGACAGTCCGGTAGGTTTGGCGCTGCTCGGCAATGCGGTAAAAGCAGCCGTTACCGTCCGCACCCCGAAAGGCATCAGAAAGCTTAAAATAACAAAAATAGAAAAATAAAACGCCTCCGCGCTTTTATTTTTCGCAGCACAAATACGTTAATGTATAAAGTACAAAGCAGCCAAATTTGGCTGCTTTGTGTTGTCCGACAGTACATTTCGTTGTTACTGATATTTTCTCTGTATTCCGAACGAAACTCTGACTATTTCGTCCAAAAATTCCGGGAAGCTTACGCCGTAGGCTTTGGCTGCTTTCGGAACAAGGCTCGTTGAGGTCATTCCGGGCGCCAGATTTGCTTCGAGCGCGTAGACCCCGCCGTCGTCCGTAATTCTGAAATCGGTGCGGCTGTACGCTCTCGCGCCGAGACTTTTGTGCGCAAGCAGCGCAGCCTGCTGAACCTTTGCCGTAAGCTCCGCGTCAAATTCCGCAGGACAGACGTACTCGGTGTTTCCGTGCGTGTATTTGTTTTTGTAATCGTAGAAGCCCTCTTTGGGCTTAATTTCTATAACCGGAAGCGCAATCAGACTACCGTCGGCTCTTTCCCAAACGGGGCAGGTCGCTTCTCTGCCCGGGATATACTGCTCAACAAGCGCTTTGTCTTCGTACACGTAGCTGTTCCATGCAAGCTCCATGCCGCGCTCAAAATCTTCACGGCTTTTCACCTGCGTCAGACCTACTGTGCTTCCGCCGCTGTTCGGTTTGATTATAAGGTGCCCGTATTTTTCAAGCATTGCAGTGTCGCGGTCGTCAAAAGCGCTGCCTTTAGGTTTCGCGTAGCCTTCGGCAATCTGTACTCCGGAAGCGTCAAAGAGGAATCTCGCAACGTCCTTGTACATACCAAACATGCAGGCTTCGGCGCCTGAACCCGTAAAAGGAATCCCGTGTGACGCAAGACACGCCTGAAGTGTCCCGTCTTCTCCCCAGTCTCCGTGAAGAGCAACAAACACTCCGTCTGCATCGTAATCCGCCCAGTTGAAAACTATTTCTTCCGGCGAACGGATATCCGCCTTTATAACATCGTGACCAAATTCGGCAAGCGCAGATGCCACTGCCTCTCCGGAATTCAGCGATACTTCTCTTTCAGGACTGGTGCCGCCGCACGCAACTACTATTTTCATGTCAATTCACCCTTTATCTTTCAGAACCTATATTAAGTTTATTCTGAGGATACGCGTTAATGTAGAACGAAAGTCCAAGCTGATTTTCAGTACCGTAAAACTCGTGTCTTCCCCACAACTCCCACGTATAGCAGTGTTTGTTATAGGTCAGCGCATAGTTTATGGCAGGGAAACGGTCGTTCACAAAGTCGTAATAGCCTGAGAGCGCGACTCTCCATTTTGAATAGGAAGGACCTATCGGCAATGGGAAAGACAGAGTCTGATTTACGTATATATCGTCGCTTAAACGGTCAAAATTCATAGGACTGTAATCGTACATCCAGCGCCGGTAGTAGCGGGTACTCAAATTGAATGCGCCGATGTTGTATCTGACGCCTATCCAAGCATCAAGAGCTCTCTGGGTGCTTCTATTTTCATCGCTGTATTTGCTGTACTGATACACAGTTCCATAATAAGGCGACAGGAAATTAAACAGTTTAACGTTAAAATTGCTCTGCGCACGGGCAAGCAGCTGGAAGCGGTTGGTTTCGCCTATTTTGCTTCTTTCGTCACCATACCTTCCGAATGTTGTTTCAAATGATATTTTGGCAGGTTTAAAGTGCTTAAAGAACCATGGCGAACCTATTGTAAGTTCAGGTCTGCGCGACAGATTGTAACGGCTCGTGGTACCTATCACGTGCTGTGTTGAGTAGACTTCGTTTTCCGAATAGCGCAGACGCGCGTTCCAACCGTGCAGCCAGTAGCTTAAAGCAAGCGTTGGTCTCCACATCAAAGAATCGTCATCGCTGTTGTACTGTCTGTTCGTCGCGGCATAAAAACTCAAATTTTTCGCGAGCTGTTTGCTGTAGCTGAAGGACGCTTCAAACATATTCTCCGTCCAGTAGGAGGCGGAGGCTTCAAGCGTTCCCCATTTGCCAAGATATTTTGCCGCATTCACGCCCAATCCGGCGCCTTTTTTTGAGGTATAGCCTATCATGGGCATAAATTTGTCTTTCTTTTTTGGTCTTATTATGTAATCAAACGGATAGCGCATGACACAATGATTGCTGAAATACAGTTTCGGCTTTTTAAGTATTGTAGCTTTGCCCGGAATTATTATCGCCTTTTTTGTTTCAAGTTTGTAATGAGGTTTGCTAAAATCGCAGGTTGTGGCGGAAACGTCCTGCCAATGGGCTATAACGTCCTTGTTGTCTATCTTTTTTTTGCCGACGTATTTACGCTTTGCCA from Candidatus Equadaptatus faecalis carries:
- a CDS encoding D-alanine--D-alanine ligase, with amino-acid sequence MKIVVACGGTSPEREVSLNSGEAVASALAEFGHDVIKADIRSPEEIVFNWADYDADGVFVALHGDWGEDGTLQACLASHGIPFTGSGAEACMFGMYKDVARFLFDASGVQIAEGYAKPKGSAFDDRDTAMLEKYGHLIIKPNSGGSTVGLTQVKSREDFERGMELAWNSYVYEDKALVEQYIPGREATCPVWERADGSLIALPVIEIKPKEGFYDYKNKYTHGNTEYVCPAEFDAELTAKVQQAALLAHKSLGARAYSRTDFRITDDGGVYALEANLAPGMTSTSLVPKAAKAYGVSFPEFLDEIVRVSFGIQRKYQ
- a CDS encoding aspartate kinase; amino-acid sequence: MSWEKYPLTVLKFGGTSVADAERMKHVAEIVKKIRDENNRVAVVVSAMGSMTDDLLALAEDVSMTRDGREIDQLLATGEQQSVALLSLALQQSGIPAQSFTARQAGIKAKGFPMEGRIYDIEPLAVEKVLNEGTVAVITGFQAINDNGDVITLGRGGSDLSAVALAAALKADSCRLLKDVEGIYTADPRVVPQAKKIKEMDFDECMELAVKGAGVLQARSVEMAARYKVPLYVASSFVEEEGTWVMNNPVTEGLVIKSVVHDTKVAKVVIYGVPDTPGMAAGLFTSLAEQGVGVMMIIQNNMRGGVNDIGFLVKKTDLEKGIQVCRKYCRETDAQGVSFDTEISRVSIIGAGIANHPEVPSKMFKILAEANVNIEMIASSSMAITVIVASNHAEEAVLALHKAFIEEASV
- a CDS encoding Bro-N domain-containing protein, producing the protein MAENAVQLFESKKIRTAWDENKEEWYLSVVDVVSALTESADPKQYIKKMRNRDEELNFKWGTICTPVKMIAADGRKREIQAANVEGILRIIQSIPSKKAEPFKLWLAQVGKERIDETIDPEIAIDRALETYLKKGYGEDWIHQRVLAIRVRNELTAEWRERGIKQGAEYAILTDEISKAWSGMTTRQYKNFKGLKKENLRDNMTTTELILNLLAETSTKDISAAEKPENFEESTKVAKRGGRIAGIARKALEAETGRPVLTDKNAVNFKELLTNVIETAGRTEK
- a CDS encoding aspartate-semialdehyde dehydrogenase; this encodes MKKVAVLGATGLVGREMLKTLEQRNFPVSEIIPLASPRSEGAKIKYNGEDITVHAVSENSFKGVDIAIFSAGGGTSRTWAPVAAKSGAIVVDNSSAWRMDPDCPLVVPEINPEDIKECRKGIIANPNCATIQALVALWPLHKEAGLKYINVSTYQSVAGTGIKGLSALENEAKAWAEGKEICTEGSPYAHQIAFDLLPHIGPFDDEGISEEEWKMVNESRKIMHLPNLRVSGITVRVPVFRGHGEAVTAQFEKELTPARAKEILSSADGVILRDDPKNAIYPLPIEAAGNDAVYVGRIRRDTGLDNALAMWVVADNLRKGAALNAVQIAELL
- the greA gene encoding transcription elongation factor GreA — encoded protein: MAKVEEHIRLSQEGYDKLKAELVQLRSEGRAQIAAKLEEARGFGDLSENAEYHAAKEEQEKIEGRILQLETQLAKAIVIDEKNIDTSVVSLGTTVTFEEKKKSFTYQIVATEEADIQAEPPKISKDSPVGLALLGNAVKAAVTVRTPKGIRKLKITKIEK
- a CDS encoding ORF6N domain-containing protein → MAVKNEIALVTQENIRNKIYTIRGQRVMLDSDLAAIYGYTTKAFNQQVKNNIEKFEEDFMFQLTKEEVETFSRSNFLTLKMDKRGSNIKYKPYAFTEQGIYNQSPSSCGLR
- the thrB gene encoding homoserine kinase, with translation MEASDRDLIVIRTPATSANLGSGFDCLGMALSLNNIFRLTDILPKGEYRIEAHGESARELQEPEHNLVIEAYERACKEWGVEGPGFTMWCHNIIPLCRGLGSSAGAVVGGVLFAKTLTGYECDEDELLRVMTLIEGHPDNAAPCYLGGMVVSCWDGQTLRYVKLPPLPSDVQCVVAVPDERVNTHDARMALPKQVSFEDAVFNLGRSAFLTAAWATGKWDYLHWGMDDRLHQPYRTKLFSGGDVIFDRVKALPECISVAISGSGSSVIAIVRGAAQRVAETMCKTFMEYGVASQFFVLDGTSQGATMHVDEAELAKALKEGGACK
- a CDS encoding threonine synthase: MGVIQNYGKLLPVTEKTPRITLGEGNTPLVYIENISKMLEIELYGKLEGCNPSGSFKDRGMVMAFAKALEDGAKAFVCASTGNTSASAAAYAASVGKPCFVLLPAGKVALGKLAQALMYGAKVIAVKGNFDMALELAREAAEKEGFAIVNSVNPYRLWGQRSGAWEVCDVLGQAPDWHAVPVGNAGNISAYWAGYKQYKEIGKIDKLPRMMGFQAEGAAPLVTGKPCPNPETLATAIRIGNPVSAHLAKAAVEESDGEFNSVTDEEILAAQKLLSSKGGIFAEPASCAPLAGLVKLKKLGKLPKGIKVVMVLTGNGLKDPDTAMSQVGSPVEIGDTLEELLEVMKG